One Endozoicomonas gorgoniicola DNA window includes the following coding sequences:
- the nrdD gene encoding anaerobic ribonucleoside-triphosphate reductase, with product MTEIIKRDGSRQPFDAERIFKAVVRALNDAHVKDDTFSRFVASKVASTCEGQKQVDIYDIQDLVEDLLMSSPYHDAARKYIEYRHTRDIARESRNALSKDILSIINQDNDELLNENANKDSKIIPTQRDLLAGVVAKHYAKQHILPKDISAAHERGEIHYHDLDYAPFFPMFNCMLIDIEGMMTKGFRMGNAEIETPRSITTATAITAQIIAQVSSHIYGGTSINEIDRIHAPYVTKTFEKHLKEGIRWIGDEAKAREYAMERTEKDCFDAYQALEYEVNTLHTANGQTPFVTFGFGLGTSWEERLVQKSILKNRIRGLGRNNKTPVFPKLVFAIRKGVNFSKDDPNYDIKQLALECASKRMYPDILNYDKLVEVTGSFKTPMGCRSFLSTYEENGQLVHDGRNNLGVVSLNLPRIAIESDSESDFYKRLDERMELAKAALMTRIKRLDNVQAKVAPILYVEGACGVRLKPEDKISEIFKHGRASISLGYIGIHETINALYDNGHIYDSEELRQKALSLIEYMRGRVNEWKAETGYGFSLYSTPSESLCDRFCRLDQKEFGVIEGVTDKGYYTNSFHLDVEKKVTPYDKVDFEMDYPMHASGGFICYGEFPNLLNNIKALENVWDYTYDKVPYYGTNTPIDTCYSCGYEGEFNATSRGFECPQCKNRDSEKMSVTRRVCGYLGQPNSRPFIKGKQEEVVRRVKHL from the coding sequence ATGACCGAGATCATCAAACGCGATGGCTCACGCCAACCATTCGACGCAGAACGTATATTCAAAGCTGTCGTACGCGCGTTGAATGATGCTCATGTTAAAGACGACACTTTTTCCCGATTTGTAGCGTCTAAAGTAGCCAGCACCTGCGAAGGTCAGAAGCAGGTCGATATCTATGATATCCAGGATCTGGTAGAAGACCTGCTGATGAGCAGCCCCTACCATGATGCTGCCCGCAAATACATCGAGTATCGTCATACCCGTGATATTGCCCGGGAATCACGTAACGCTCTAAGCAAAGATATTCTGAGCATTATTAATCAGGATAACGATGAACTGCTGAATGAAAACGCGAACAAGGATAGTAAGATTATTCCAACCCAGCGTGACCTGCTGGCAGGCGTTGTAGCGAAGCACTATGCCAAGCAGCACATTCTGCCAAAAGACATTTCAGCGGCTCATGAACGTGGTGAAATTCATTACCACGACCTGGACTATGCGCCTTTCTTCCCAATGTTCAACTGCATGCTGATCGACATTGAAGGCATGATGACCAAGGGTTTCCGCATGGGTAATGCGGAAATTGAAACACCCCGATCCATCACAACCGCCACTGCGATCACCGCACAGATCATTGCCCAGGTATCCAGCCATATTTATGGCGGTACCAGCATCAATGAGATCGACCGGATTCATGCGCCTTACGTCACGAAAACGTTTGAAAAACACCTGAAAGAAGGTATTCGCTGGATTGGCGATGAAGCCAAAGCCCGTGAATACGCCATGGAGCGTACCGAGAAAGACTGTTTCGACGCTTACCAGGCATTGGAATACGAAGTAAACACCCTTCACACAGCTAACGGTCAGACACCGTTTGTCACCTTTGGCTTTGGTCTGGGAACCAGCTGGGAAGAGCGACTGGTGCAGAAGTCGATTCTGAAGAACCGCATCCGTGGACTGGGTCGTAACAATAAGACACCTGTCTTCCCTAAGCTGGTGTTCGCTATTCGCAAGGGCGTCAATTTCAGCAAGGACGATCCAAACTACGATATCAAACAACTGGCTCTGGAATGTGCCAGCAAGCGCATGTACCCGGATATCCTGAACTACGACAAGCTGGTTGAAGTGACTGGCAGCTTCAAGACACCAATGGGCTGTCGTTCATTCCTGAGTACCTATGAAGAAAATGGCCAGCTGGTACACGACGGTCGTAACAACCTGGGGGTTGTCTCCCTTAACCTGCCTCGTATTGCCATAGAAAGTGACAGTGAAAGCGACTTCTATAAGCGTCTTGATGAGCGTATGGAACTGGCAAAAGCCGCCCTGATGACACGCATCAAACGTCTGGATAATGTTCAGGCAAAAGTGGCGCCTATCCTTTATGTTGAAGGTGCTTGCGGTGTTCGCCTGAAGCCTGAAGATAAAATCAGCGAAATCTTCAAGCATGGCCGAGCCTCTATCTCCCTCGGTTATATTGGTATTCACGAAACCATTAACGCCTTGTATGACAACGGACATATCTACGACAGTGAAGAACTGCGCCAGAAAGCCCTGTCGTTAATTGAATACATGCGTGGTCGTGTAAATGAATGGAAAGCAGAAACCGGCTATGGATTCAGCCTTTACTCCACCCCCAGTGAAAGCCTGTGTGATCGTTTCTGCCGGCTGGACCAGAAAGAGTTCGGTGTTATTGAAGGTGTCACCGATAAAGGTTACTACACCAACTCTTTCCACCTGGATGTTGAAAAGAAGGTCACGCCTTACGACAAGGTGGACTTCGAGATGGATTACCCGATGCACGCCAGCGGTGGTTTCATCTGCTATGGAGAATTCCCGAACCTGCTGAATAACATCAAGGCTCTGGAAAACGTCTGGGACTACACCTACGACAAGGTGCCATACTATGGCACCAACACACCCATCGATACCTGCTACAGCTGTGGTTACGAAGGTGAGTTCAACGCCACCAGCCGTGGTTTCGAATGTCCACAGTGTAAAAACCGGGACTCTGAAAAAATGTCTGTAACCCGTCGTGTTTGTGGTTACCTGGGTCAGCCTAACAGTCGTCCGTTCATTAAAGGTAAGCAGGAAGAAGTGGTACGCCGCGTTAAACACCTGTAA